Sequence from the Bremerella volcania genome:
GTGATCTTCGCATCCTGAAACTTGATCGAGGTCAGGTAGCTGCTGCCGACTAGTTGCTGGAAGCTCCACTGATTGACGAACGTATCGTAGACGTACAGCCGCGAGAGCCGCTGCATCTCGGCCGGAAACACCAGGTTCCCACTGTCTTCGAGCACGCAGTCACTGATGCGAACGTAATAGAGACGATCGAGCGAGCCCAGTTCCGAGAGACTCGCCCCCTCGAATTTGCAGCATTGAAAGTAAAGCCGCTCAAGCGACGTGAGATGCTTCAGGAACGCCAGGTTCCCCTCGGGAAACTGGCAGTCGTCTAATGACAGCCGCGTGAGATGCGAAAGCTTTCCCATTTGGCGAACGCTGGCCCGAGTTAGCTTGCCGCCATGAATTTCCAGTTCCACCAGCCGCGGAAGATTGGCCACTGCGGTCAGTTCCTCGGGGCCTGGGTCGAACAGTTCCAGTTCGCAGTAGACGCCAGTGATCGACTCCCACATTCGCAGATCGTGCCCCCTGACACGCATCAGCGAGATCGCTTCCTGCTGCTTGTCATACGGAGACGGATCGCCAGCGTAGGTTGCGGAACTTCC
This genomic interval carries:
- a CDS encoding leucine-rich repeat domain-containing protein; this encodes MSLFFIRFMVICAIVGGSSATYAGDPSPYDKQQEAISLMRVRGHDLRMWESITGVYCELELFDPGPEELTAVANLPRLVELEIHGGKLTRASVRQMGKLSHLTRLSLDDCQFPEGNLAFLKHLTSLERLYFQCCKFEGASLSELGSLDRLYYVRISDCVLEDSGNLVFPAEMQRLSRLYVYDTFVNQWSFQQLVGSSYLTSIKFQDAKITDEYLRHAAPGENLERLRVYHQITHAAGERFKQKFPEVRFYY